The following are encoded together in the Daucus carota subsp. sativus chromosome 5, DH1 v3.0, whole genome shotgun sequence genome:
- the LOC108192235 gene encoding probable pectinesterase/pectinesterase inhibitor 51: protein MTKLQALLQTSASNFNLSTNVRISLETLRYADSRINSTGVALSQGKIKTARAWMGAGISNQHGALTGLAKYINDTTMVNETMQVLNSSTVLASNALGMIRAYDLFGNQTVSWDTPKTERDGLWEASPKQGSELWSLQFPQGLVPNVTVCKVGCDCSSVQQAVDRAPPNSMTAEEAVDIAAVNRGKQFVILIKEGVYAEMVKVAFEKTNVVFLGEGIGKTVITGSLNVAMPNVTTRSSATLSVYGDGFMASNMTIENSAEIDVQAVALLADSDRTLIENCAILGHQDTLYANALRQYYKSCQIEGTVDFIFGNAIAFFQDCTILVRPRVTTPEVGDQSAITAHSRMDPSQVSGFVFQNCVINGTDKYAELYRINPKVHNYFLGRPWREFARTVYISCVMDIVCPEGWSKWVGDQGLQTLYYGEFNSTGPAANPVGRVPWSNQIPPDHVASYSLQNFIQGSLEPAPAA from the exons ATGACAAAGTTACAAGCTCTCCTCCAAACATCGGCAAGCAATTTTAATCTCTCGACTAATGTGAGAATTAGTTTGGAAACTTTGCGTTATGCAGACTCCAGGATTAATTCAACGGGTGTGGCTCTGTCACAAGGAAAGATCAAGACGGCACGTGCTTGGATGGGCGCGGGCATTAGTAACCAACATGGTGCTCTTACGGGACTTGCTAAGTACATTAATGATACAACTATGGTTAATGAGACGATGCAGGTTCTTAATTCTTCGACAGTACTTGCAAGTAATGCCCTTGGTATGATCAGGGCTTATGATTTGTTTGGGAACCAAACCGTGTCATGGGACACGCCCAAAACAGAGCGAGATGGGTTGTGGGAAGCTTCACCCAAGCAGGGTTCTGAGTTATGGAGTTTGCAGTTTCCGCAGGGACTAGTGCCTAATGTGACTGTGTGTAAGGTTGGCTGTGATTGTTCGAGTGTTCAGCAAGCAGTGGATCGGGCACCACCGAATAGCATGACAGCTGAAGAGGCTGTTGATATCGCAGCAGTTAATAGGGGAAAGCAGTTTGTGATTTTGATTAAGGAAGGAGTTTATGCTGAAATGGTTAAGGTGGCATTTGAGAAGACAAATGTTGTGTTTTTGGGAGAGGGAATTGGCAAAACTGTTATCACAGGTTCCTTGAATGTCGCCATGCCCAACGTGACTACACGGAGCTCAGCTACACTAT CTGTGTATGGTGATGGTTTTATGGCAAGCAATATGACAATAGAAAACAGTGCTGAAATTGATGTACAAGCCGTGGCATTGTTAGCGGATAGTGATCGCACCCTAATCGAGAACTGTGCAATTCTTGGGCATCAGGACACACTTTATGCCAATGCACTCCGCCAATATTACAAATCTTGCCAGATTGAAGGAACCGTAGATTTCATATTCGGCAATGCCATTGCATTCTTCCAAGATTGCACCATCTTAGTTCGACCACGAGTAACCACCCCGGAAGTTGGTGATCAGAGTGCCATTACAGCACATAGTAGAATGGATCCGTCTCAAGTAAGCGGCTTTGTTTTCCAGAATTGTGTGATCAATGGTACGGACAAGTACGCGGAATTGTACCGAATCAATCCAAAAGTACACAATTATTTCCTAGGGCGGCCCTGGAGGGAGTTCGCCAGGACAGTTTATATCAGTTGTGTGATGGATATTGTATGTCCTGAAGGTTGGTCCAAATGGGTTGGAGATCAAGGACTGCAGACACTTTATTATGGAGAATTTAATTCTACTGGCCCCGCCGCCAATCCAGTTGGCCGAGTGCCCTGGAGTAACCAGATTCCTCCTGATCATGTTGCATCATATTCTTTGCAAAATTTCATTCAAGGCTCTCTCGAACCAGCACCTGCCGCATAg